The Paracoccus liaowanqingii genome window below encodes:
- the glgA gene encoding glycogen synthase GlgA — MQVLSVASECAPLVKTGGLADVTGALPGALKGAGVRMRTLLPGYAAVMPALQDPVAVEHFDDLFGGPATLFEAHAKGLDLLVIDAPHLYGRPGNPYSGPDGRDWPDNPERFAALSWVGAHVAAHGAGGWRPQVLHGHDWQAGFMTEYLRGFGAGDVRTVLTIHNIAFTGATDRTRIDALRLDPWRFHPEGYEFYGAVSALKAGLMGADALTTVSPSYAEELMTPEFGMGLDGVMRRRQGALTGILNGIDDAMWNPATDPAIIRYDDPADKRHAKAALQTELGLPQAAGPLCVIVSRMTHQKGLDLVLETLPELLGQGGQLAVLGSGDPGLEEAFRQAARDPNVAVRIGYDEAFSHRLIAGGDAILVPSRFEPCGLTQMYGLRYGTVPVVALTGGLADTVIPASPAALAQGVATGIQFAPVTAGALRSALARLGTLYRDPDTWSRLQRNAMAQPVGWSRSAQAYADLYATLTHRG; from the coding sequence ATGCAGGTCCTGTCGGTCGCCTCGGAATGCGCGCCCCTGGTCAAGACCGGGGGGCTGGCCGATGTCACGGGCGCGCTGCCCGGCGCGCTGAAGGGTGCGGGCGTGCGGATGCGCACGCTGCTGCCGGGCTATGCGGCGGTGATGCCCGCGCTGCAGGACCCGGTGGCCGTGGAGCATTTCGACGACCTCTTCGGCGGACCGGCGACCCTGTTCGAGGCGCATGCCAAGGGGCTGGACCTGCTGGTGATCGACGCGCCGCATCTGTACGGGCGGCCGGGCAATCCCTATTCCGGGCCGGACGGGCGCGACTGGCCCGACAATCCCGAACGCTTCGCCGCCCTGTCATGGGTGGGCGCGCATGTCGCGGCCCACGGGGCGGGCGGCTGGCGGCCGCAGGTGCTGCACGGGCATGACTGGCAGGCGGGGTTCATGACCGAATACCTGCGCGGCTTCGGGGCGGGCGACGTGCGCACCGTCCTGACCATCCACAACATCGCCTTCACCGGCGCGACCGACCGCACCCGGATCGACGCGCTGCGGCTGGATCCCTGGCGCTTCCACCCCGAGGGCTATGAGTTTTACGGCGCCGTCTCGGCGCTCAAGGCGGGGCTGATGGGGGCGGATGCGCTGACCACGGTCTCGCCCAGCTATGCCGAGGAGCTGATGACCCCCGAGTTCGGCATGGGGCTGGACGGGGTGATGCGCCGCCGGCAGGGCGCGCTGACCGGCATCCTGAACGGCATCGACGACGCGATGTGGAACCCTGCCACCGATCCCGCGATCATCCGCTATGACGACCCGGCGGACAAGCGCCACGCCAAGGCCGCCCTGCAGACCGAACTGGGCCTGCCGCAGGCGGCGGGGCCGCTCTGCGTGATCGTCTCGCGCATGACCCATCAGAAGGGGCTGGACCTGGTGCTGGAGACGCTGCCCGAACTGCTGGGGCAGGGCGGGCAGCTGGCGGTGCTGGGCTCGGGCGATCCGGGGCTGGAGGAGGCGTTCCGGCAGGCCGCGCGGGATCCGAACGTGGCGGTCCGCATCGGCTATGACGAGGCCTTCTCGCACCGGCTGATCGCGGGCGGGGATGCGATCCTGGTCCCCTCGCGGTTCGAGCCCTGCGGCCTGACGCAGATGTACGGGCTGCGCTATGGCACGGTGCCGGTCGTGGCGCTGACCGGAGGGCTGGCCGACACGGTCATCCCGGCCTCTCCCGCCGCGCTGGCGCAGGGGGTGGCGACGGGCATCCAGTTCGCCCCGGTCACGGCCGGCGCGCTGCGCAGCGCGCTGGCGCGGCTCGGCACGCTGTACCGCGATCCCGACACATGGTCCCGCCTGCAGCGGAACGCCATGGCCCAGCCCGTCGGCTGGAGCAGGTCGGCCCAGGCCTATGCCGATCTTTACGCAACCCTCACCCATCGGGGATAG
- the glgX gene encoding glycogen debranching protein GlgX has product MIHGYAMTAGRSAPLGATFDGAGVNFALFSQHAERVVLCLFDERNRETRVDLPERDGHVWHGHIAGLAPGQRYGYRVHGPYLPAEGHRFNPNKLLIDPYAKRLTGRPAAHDALFGYRAGRPDADLTFDRRDSAPHMPRSVVVDPSFAWGEDRPLRRPLSETVIYEAHVKGLTAGRPDIPHRGSYLAMASDPMLEHLTRLGVTAIELMPVHAFADDRFLTDKGLTNYWGYMSCAFFAPEPRYMQTGEIAEFQQMVARFHTAGIEVILDVVYNHTAEGNELGPTLSFRGLDNAAYYRLAEDPRFYVNDAGTGNVLDLDSPFTLRLVMDSLRYWVEVMHVDGFRFDLASVLGRTRGVFDRDAPLFRAIRQDPVLNRVKLISEPWDIGPGGYQLGAYPAPFAEWNDRFRDQVRSFWRGDPGRIGKLAKRVAGSAARFDHDGRAATSSVNFVAAHDGFTLMDTVSYADKHNEANGEENRDGHNHNLSDNMGVEGPTDDPAILARRDRRRRNLIATLMLSQGTPMLLAGDELGNSQGGNNNAYAQDNPTGWVDWDAADPAFLGFVRRVIAFRAAHPILRQRRFLHSQPRAQDGLPDLFWRRADGAPMTTADWNDPDRRLLAAEMRMASGTPAYAALPGAVFLVFNNGPKAQVVLPEAAQGAWRRRLDSARDDAVDDPGGLSALISADSVAAFVLAVPDDPA; this is encoded by the coding sequence ATGATCCACGGATATGCGATGACCGCCGGGCGATCGGCCCCCCTGGGCGCGACCTTCGACGGGGCGGGGGTGAACTTCGCCCTGTTCTCGCAACATGCCGAGCGGGTGGTGCTGTGCCTCTTCGACGAGCGGAACCGCGAAACCCGGGTCGACCTGCCCGAACGCGACGGCCATGTCTGGCACGGCCACATCGCCGGGCTGGCGCCGGGGCAGCGCTATGGCTACCGGGTCCACGGCCCCTACCTGCCGGCCGAGGGGCACCGCTTCAACCCCAACAAGCTGCTCATCGACCCCTATGCCAAGCGGCTGACCGGCAGGCCCGCCGCCCATGACGCGCTGTTCGGCTATCGCGCGGGGCGGCCCGACGCCGACCTGACCTTCGACCGCCGCGACAGCGCCCCCCACATGCCCCGGTCGGTGGTCGTGGATCCCAGCTTTGCCTGGGGCGAGGACCGCCCCCTGCGCCGCCCCCTGTCCGAGACGGTCATCTACGAGGCGCATGTGAAGGGCCTGACCGCCGGGCGCCCCGACATTCCCCATCGCGGCAGCTACCTGGCCATGGCCTCGGACCCGATGCTGGAACATCTGACGCGGCTAGGCGTCACCGCGATCGAGCTGATGCCCGTCCACGCCTTCGCCGACGACCGCTTCCTGACCGACAAGGGGCTGACGAACTACTGGGGCTACATGAGCTGCGCCTTCTTCGCGCCCGAGCCGCGCTACATGCAGACGGGCGAGATCGCCGAGTTCCAGCAGATGGTCGCGCGCTTTCACACGGCGGGGATCGAGGTGATCCTGGACGTGGTCTACAACCACACCGCCGAGGGCAACGAGCTGGGCCCGACCCTGTCCTTCCGGGGGCTGGACAATGCCGCCTACTACCGGCTGGCCGAGGATCCGCGCTTCTACGTCAACGACGCGGGCACCGGCAACGTGCTGGACCTGGACAGCCCCTTCACGCTGCGGCTGGTAATGGACAGCCTGCGCTATTGGGTCGAGGTGATGCATGTCGACGGCTTCCGCTTCGACCTGGCCTCGGTCCTGGGGCGCACGCGCGGGGTCTTCGACCGCGACGCGCCGCTGTTCCGGGCGATCCGGCAGGATCCGGTGCTGAACCGCGTCAAGCTGATCTCCGAGCCTTGGGACATCGGTCCCGGCGGCTATCAGCTGGGCGCCTATCCCGCGCCCTTCGCGGAATGGAACGACCGCTTCCGCGACCAGGTGCGCAGCTTCTGGCGGGGCGATCCGGGGCGGATCGGCAAGCTGGCCAAGCGCGTGGCGGGATCGGCGGCGCGCTTCGACCATGACGGCCGGGCGGCGACAAGCTCGGTCAACTTCGTGGCGGCCCATGACGGCTTCACGCTGATGGACACGGTCAGCTATGCCGACAAGCACAACGAGGCCAATGGCGAGGAGAACCGCGACGGCCATAACCACAACCTGTCCGACAACATGGGGGTCGAGGGGCCGACGGACGATCCCGCCATCCTGGCCCGCCGCGACCGCCGCCGCCGCAACCTGATCGCCACGCTGATGCTGTCGCAGGGCACGCCGATGCTGCTGGCGGGCGACGAGCTGGGCAATTCGCAGGGCGGCAACAACAACGCCTATGCCCAGGACAATCCCACGGGCTGGGTCGATTGGGACGCTGCCGATCCCGCCTTCCTGGGCTTCGTGCGGCGGGTCATCGCCTTTCGCGCCGCCCATCCGATCCTGCGGCAGCGGCGCTTCCTGCACAGCCAGCCGCGGGCGCAGGACGGGCTGCCCGACCTCTTCTGGCGCCGCGCCGACGGGGCGCCCATGACGACCGCCGACTGGAACGACCCCGACCGCCGCCTGCTGGCGGCCGAGATGCGCATGGCCTCGGGGACGCCCGCCTATGCGGCGC
- the glgC gene encoding glucose-1-phosphate adenylyltransferase yields the protein MVETQRLTRRAMAFVLAGGRGSRLRELTDRRVKPAVFFGGKTRIIDFALSNAMNSGIRKIAVATQYKAHSLIRHCQRGWNFFSPERNEFLDILPASQRTSENHWYRGTADAVTQNIDIVDDYDVDYIVILAGDHIYKMDYEIMLREHVKSGADVTVGCLTVPRLEASAFGVMDVDETGRIVSFLEKPADPPAMPGQPDKALASMGIYVFSWAFLRDLLVRDAEDTNSSHDFGTDLIPGIVRNGKAMAHRFDTSCVREPGAPAYWKDVGTVDAFWQANIDLTDFTPELDLWDRDWPIWTYSESTPPAKFIHDEADRRGVAVSSMVSGGCIISGTEIRNSLLFTQVHTNSYAILDHAVVLPHVTVQRHARLKNVVIDSRVIIPEGLVVGEDPEEDAKWFRVSEGGITLITQDMLDRRAAGL from the coding sequence ATGGTGGAAACGCAACGGTTGACGCGCCGCGCAATGGCATTCGTGCTGGCAGGGGGCCGGGGCAGCCGGCTGAGGGAGCTGACGGACCGGCGGGTGAAGCCCGCCGTGTTCTTCGGCGGCAAGACCCGGATCATCGATTTCGCGCTGTCGAACGCGATGAACTCCGGCATCCGCAAGATCGCGGTGGCGACGCAGTACAAGGCGCACAGCCTGATCCGGCATTGCCAGCGCGGCTGGAACTTCTTCAGCCCGGAACGCAACGAGTTCCTGGACATCCTGCCTGCCAGCCAGCGCACGTCCGAAAATCACTGGTATCGCGGCACCGCCGACGCGGTGACGCAGAACATCGACATCGTGGACGATTACGACGTCGACTACATCGTGATCCTGGCGGGCGACCACATCTACAAGATGGATTACGAGATCATGCTGCGCGAGCATGTGAAAAGCGGCGCGGACGTGACCGTCGGCTGCCTGACCGTGCCGCGGCTGGAGGCCAGCGCCTTCGGCGTCATGGACGTGGACGAGACGGGGCGGATCGTGTCCTTCCTAGAAAAACCCGCCGATCCGCCCGCCATGCCGGGTCAGCCCGACAAGGCTCTGGCCTCGATGGGGATCTATGTCTTCAGCTGGGCGTTCCTGCGGGACCTGCTGGTGCGCGATGCCGAGGACACGAATTCCAGCCATGATTTCGGCACCGACCTGATCCCCGGCATCGTCAGGAACGGCAAGGCGATGGCGCATCGCTTCGACACCTCCTGCGTGCGCGAGCCCGGGGCGCCGGCCTACTGGAAGGACGTGGGCACGGTCGATGCCTTCTGGCAGGCCAATATCGACCTGACGGACTTCACCCCCGAACTGGACCTGTGGGACCGCGACTGGCCGATCTGGACCTATTCCGAAAGCACCCCGCCCGCCAAGTTCATCCATGACGAGGCCGACCGCCGGGGCGTGGCCGTGTCCTCGATGGTGTCGGGGGGCTGCATCATCTCGGGGACCGAGATCCGCAACTCGCTGCTGTTCACGCAGGTCCATACCAACAGCTACGCCATCCTGGACCATGCGGTGGTGCTGCCCCATGTCACCGTCCAGCGCCATGCGCGGCTGAAGAACGTGGTGATCGACAGCCGCGTCATCATTCCCGAGGGGCTGGTCGTGGGCGAGGACCCGGAGGAGGACGCCAAGTGGTTCCGCGTCAGCGAGGGCGGCATCACCCTGATCACCCAGGACATGCTGGACCGCCGGGCGGCGGGCCTGTGA
- a CDS encoding LysR family transcriptional regulator, with amino-acid sequence MAWSITDIETFLAVLDAGSISGAAARADLSKSVVSKRISDFEATLGVALFTRHAGRIAPTDSALSLAERLRPALAELVAATESAAAPQTALRGRLAIAAPMSFGIRHLGPVIADFARAHPGLEIVLDYDDRQTDLARAGFDLGLRIGHLKDSSLMARRLCEDPRALVASPDYLTRQGEIRQPADLARHEVIGYLNARLAEIWPFGAETGTPRAGRITANNGEAMRDMALGGLGLALLPLFIVHDALRDGRLVRVLPDLPQEPLPISMVWPPIRPMPRKTRALIDHVAGAFSEAPPWQAGVLRPATAGGPAPRTPRDI; translated from the coding sequence ATGGCATGGTCGATCACGGATATCGAGACCTTTCTGGCGGTCCTGGATGCGGGCAGCATCTCGGGCGCGGCGGCGCGGGCGGATCTGTCCAAGTCGGTGGTCAGCAAGCGCATCAGCGATTTCGAGGCGACGCTTGGCGTGGCGCTGTTCACGCGGCATGCGGGGCGGATCGCGCCCACCGACAGCGCGCTGTCGCTGGCCGAGCGGCTGCGCCCCGCCCTGGCCGAGCTGGTGGCGGCGACCGAAAGCGCCGCCGCGCCGCAGACGGCGCTGCGCGGGCGCTTGGCCATCGCGGCGCCGATGAGCTTCGGCATCCGTCACCTGGGCCCGGTGATCGCGGATTTCGCCCGTGCCCATCCGGGGCTGGAGATCGTGCTGGATTACGACGACCGCCAGACCGACCTGGCGCGGGCGGGGTTCGATCTGGGCCTGCGCATCGGGCATCTGAAGGACAGCAGCCTGATGGCGCGGCGCCTGTGCGAGGATCCCCGCGCGCTGGTGGCCAGCCCCGACTACCTGACGCGGCAGGGCGAGATCCGCCAGCCTGCGGACCTGGCGCGGCACGAGGTCATCGGCTATCTGAACGCGCGCTTGGCCGAGATCTGGCCCTTCGGCGCCGAGACGGGCACGCCGCGCGCCGGCCGGATCACCGCCAACAACGGCGAGGCGATGCGCGACATGGCCCTGGGCGGGCTGGGACTGGCGCTGCTGCCGCTGTTCATCGTGCATGACGCGCTGCGCGACGGGCGGCTGGTACGGGTGCTGCCCGACCTGCCGCAGGAGCCCCTGCCGATCAGCATGGTCTGGCCGCCGATCCGGCCGATGCCCCGCAAGACGCGCGCGCTGATCGATCACGTGGCGGGGGCGTTTTCCGAGGCGCCTCCGTGGCAGGCGGGAGTGTTGCGTCCCGCGACGGCCGGGGGGCCAGCCCCCCGGACCCCCCGGGATATTTGA
- a CDS encoding alpha-glucosidase — MAEWWRDAVIYQIYPRSFQDSDGDGIGDLPGITRRLDHVAGLGADAIWLSPIFTSPQKDMGYDVADYTDIDPLFGTLSDFDALVARAHQLGLKVIIDQVISHSSDRHPWFAESRADRTNPRADWYVWADPKPDGTPPNNWPSVFGGPAWEWEPRRRQYFLHNFLAEQPDLNMWNPAVQDALLDTMRFWLDRGVDGFRLDTVNYYFHDDRLRDNPPNPDYDGPETFPRQRHTHSKNRPENIAFLKRMRALTDEYDARMMVGEIGELGQPAIDLMAEYTAGDDLLHMCYSFGLLSEEFTAAHFRHTIQGVHDHAPDSHACWSFSNHDVVRHVSRWADHATDPDALARQSAAMLLSFPGTICLYQGEELGQTETTLEYHELTDPPALRFWPEVRGRDGCRTPMVWDATEPHAGFSDSVPWLPVKDEQSLRAVAHQQGRNDSVLAAYRATLAFRRNQPELRWGQTRFLDLPEPVLAFRRSQDGRSLTAVFNLSPEPLQMQVTGETALTGPSQATLDGDRLSLPANGFAWLIGAPDLAA; from the coding sequence ATGGCGGAATGGTGGCGGGACGCGGTGATCTATCAGATCTATCCACGCAGCTTTCAGGACAGCGACGGCGACGGGATCGGCGACCTGCCGGGCATCACCCGGCGGCTGGACCACGTGGCCGGGCTGGGGGCGGATGCGATCTGGCTGTCGCCCATCTTCACCTCGCCGCAGAAGGACATGGGCTATGATGTCGCCGACTACACCGACATCGACCCGCTGTTCGGCACCCTCTCTGATTTCGACGCGCTGGTGGCGCGCGCGCATCAGCTGGGCCTGAAGGTCATCATCGATCAGGTCATCAGCCATTCCAGCGACAGGCACCCCTGGTTCGCCGAAAGCCGCGCCGACCGCACGAACCCGCGCGCCGACTGGTATGTCTGGGCCGATCCCAAGCCCGACGGCACGCCCCCCAACAACTGGCCCTCGGTCTTCGGGGGCCCCGCATGGGAATGGGAGCCGCGCCGGCGGCAGTACTTCCTGCACAACTTCCTGGCCGAGCAGCCCGACCTGAACATGTGGAACCCGGCGGTGCAGGACGCGCTGCTGGACACGATGCGCTTCTGGCTGGACCGCGGCGTCGACGGCTTCCGGCTGGACACGGTGAACTACTACTTCCACGACGACCGGCTGCGCGACAACCCGCCCAACCCCGACTATGACGGCCCCGAGACCTTCCCGCGCCAGCGCCACACCCATTCCAAGAACCGCCCCGAGAACATCGCCTTCCTCAAGCGGATGCGGGCGCTGACCGACGAATACGACGCCCGCATGATGGTCGGAGAGATCGGAGAGCTGGGCCAGCCCGCCATCGACCTGATGGCCGAATACACCGCCGGGGACGACCTGCTGCACATGTGCTACAGCTTCGGCCTGCTCAGCGAGGAGTTCACCGCCGCGCATTTCCGCCACACGATCCAGGGGGTGCATGACCACGCGCCCGACAGCCATGCCTGCTGGTCCTTCTCGAACCACGACGTGGTGCGCCACGTGTCCCGATGGGCGGATCATGCCACCGATCCCGACGCGCTGGCCCGGCAGTCGGCGGCGATGCTGCTGTCCTTCCCCGGCACCATCTGCCTCTATCAGGGCGAGGAGCTGGGCCAGACCGAAACGACGCTCGAATATCACGAGCTGACCGACCCGCCCGCCCTGCGCTTCTGGCCCGAGGTCCGCGGCCGCGACGGCTGCCGCACGCCGATGGTCTGGGACGCGACCGAACCCCATGCCGGGTTCTCGGACAGCGTGCCGTGGCTGCCGGTCAAGGACGAGCAGTCCCTGCGCGCCGTGGCCCATCAGCAGGGCCGCAACGACAGCGTGCTGGCGGCCTATCGCGCGACGCTGGCCTTCCGCAGGAACCAGCCGGAACTGCGGTGGGGACAGACCCGGTTCCTCGACCTGCCCGAGCCGGTCCTGGCCTTCCGCCGCAGCCAGGACGGCCGGTCGCTGACCGCCGTCTTCAACCTCTCGCCCGAGCCGCTGCAGATGCAGGTCACCGGCGAGACGGCCCTGACCGGCCCCTCGCAGGCCACGCTGGACGGCGATCGCCTGTCCCTGCCCGCCAACGGCTTCGCCTGGCTCATCGGCGCGCCCGACCTGGCGGCCTGA
- the glgB gene encoding 1,4-alpha-glucan branching protein GlgB, with the protein MDILTQPPAISPEDRRALDRGTCDRPFAILGPRPLADGQWLTVHHPDLATLSVETGAGRTDLPRLEGDLFAGRIPPGPYRLHARSRDGADWQFDDPYRFGPVLGEVDLHLLAEGTHRHLWRALGAHVVRHEGTAGTHFAVWAPNARRVSVVGQFNAWDGRRHPMRRVGQGVWEIFLPGLAEGALYKYEILDAQGGVLQKADPVGFGSQHPPEKASVVRDITGYGWKDGPWMAGRAALQDRGAPISIYEVHPGSWRRRQDDGGRPLSYQEMARELVAYARDMGFTHLELMPVSEFPFDGSWGYQPVGLFAPTIRFGPPHEFRDLVDAAHQAGLGVLLDWVPGHFPTDAHGLARFDGTELYEHADPREGFHQDWNTLIYNYGRVEVRNFLIANAVYWLQEYHVDGLRVDAVASMLYRDYSRRDGEWVPNRDGGRENYEAIAFLQAMNVTAYGEAPGIMTMAEESTSYPGVSAPVDAGGLGFGFKWNMGWMNDVLRYMSRDPVHRRHHHDLLTFGLTYAFSENFILPISHDEVVHGKGSLLHKMPGDDWQRFANLRAFYGFMWGHPGKKLLFMGCEFGQPEEWNHNGELNWQAAGQPMHQGVQALVRDLNHLYAATPALHAKDADPEGFQWIATDSAQSTFAWIRRGNDGDAPVVVACNFTPVPRPGFRIGVPQGGRWREAVNTDAAVYGGSGSGNLGGVVADGEPRDGQPVSMAVTLPPLSVVIFVAED; encoded by the coding sequence ATGGACATTTTGACACAGCCGCCAGCGATCAGCCCGGAGGACCGGCGCGCCCTCGATCGGGGGACGTGCGACCGGCCCTTCGCGATCCTGGGCCCCCGTCCCTTGGCGGACGGGCAGTGGCTGACGGTCCATCATCCCGACCTGGCCACCCTGTCGGTCGAGACCGGGGCGGGACGGACCGACCTGCCCCGGCTGGAGGGCGATCTGTTCGCCGGGCGCATCCCCCCCGGGCCCTACCGGCTGCATGCCCGGTCGCGCGACGGGGCGGACTGGCAGTTCGACGACCCCTATCGCTTCGGCCCGGTGCTGGGCGAGGTCGATCTGCACCTGCTGGCCGAGGGCACGCATCGCCACCTGTGGCGGGCGCTTGGCGCGCATGTGGTCCGGCACGAGGGCACCGCCGGCACGCATTTCGCGGTCTGGGCGCCCAATGCGCGCCGCGTCTCGGTCGTGGGGCAGTTCAATGCCTGGGACGGGCGGCGCCATCCGATGCGCCGCGTGGGCCAGGGGGTCTGGGAGATCTTCCTGCCCGGCCTGGCCGAGGGCGCGCTCTACAAGTACGAGATCCTGGATGCGCAGGGGGGCGTGCTGCAGAAGGCCGATCCGGTGGGCTTCGGCAGCCAGCACCCGCCCGAGAAGGCCAGCGTGGTCCGCGACATCACCGGCTATGGCTGGAAGGACGGACCTTGGATGGCGGGCCGGGCGGCGCTGCAGGATCGCGGCGCGCCGATCAGCATCTACGAGGTGCATCCGGGCAGCTGGCGGCGGCGGCAGGACGATGGCGGGCGGCCCCTGTCCTATCAGGAGATGGCGCGCGAGCTGGTCGCCTATGCCCGCGACATGGGCTTCACGCATCTGGAGCTGATGCCGGTCAGCGAGTTTCCCTTCGACGGGTCCTGGGGCTATCAGCCGGTGGGGCTGTTTGCGCCGACCATCCGCTTCGGCCCGCCGCACGAGTTCCGCGATCTGGTGGACGCTGCGCATCAGGCTGGGCTGGGGGTGCTGCTGGACTGGGTGCCCGGGCATTTCCCGACCGATGCCCATGGGCTGGCGCGCTTCGACGGCACCGAACTTTACGAACATGCCGACCCGCGCGAGGGGTTCCATCAGGACTGGAACACCCTGATCTACAATTACGGCCGGGTCGAGGTGCGCAATTTCCTGATCGCCAATGCGGTCTACTGGCTGCAGGAATACCATGTCGACGGGCTGCGCGTGGATGCGGTGGCATCCATGCTCTACCGGGACTACTCGCGCAGGGACGGCGAATGGGTGCCCAACCGGGATGGCGGGCGCGAGAACTACGAGGCGATCGCGTTTCTGCAGGCCATGAACGTCACCGCCTATGGCGAGGCGCCGGGCATCATGACCATGGCCGAGGAAAGCACCTCCTATCCCGGGGTCTCGGCCCCGGTCGATGCGGGGGGCCTGGGCTTCGGGTTCAAGTGGAACATGGGCTGGATGAACGACGTGCTGCGCTACATGAGCCGCGATCCGGTCCATCGGCGCCATCACCACGATCTGCTGACCTTCGGCCTGACCTATGCGTTCAGCGAGAATTTCATCCTGCCGATCAGCCATGACGAGGTCGTCCACGGCAAGGGCAGCCTGCTGCACAAGATGCCGGGCGACGACTGGCAGCGCTTCGCCAACCTGCGCGCCTTCTACGGCTTCATGTGGGGCCATCCGGGCAAGAAGCTGCTGTTCATGGGCTGCGAGTTCGGCCAGCCCGAGGAATGGAACCACAACGGAGAGCTGAACTGGCAGGCCGCCGGCCAACCGATGCACCAAGGGGTGCAGGCGCTGGTGCGCGACCTGAACCATCTCTATGCCGCCACGCCCGCCCTGCACGCGAAGGACGCCGATCCCGAGGGGTTCCAGTGGATCGCCACGGATTCCGCGCAGTCGACCTTCGCCTGGATCCGGCGCGGGAACGACGGCGACGCGCCGGTGGTGGTGGCGTGCAACTTCACCCCCGTGCCGCGCCCCGGCTTCCGGATCGGCGTGCCGCAGGGCGGCCGCTGGCGCGAGGCGGTGAACACCGATGCCGCGGTCTATGGCGGCAGCGGCAGCGGCAATCTGGGCGGGGTCGTGGCAGATGGGGAACCTCGGGACGGCCAGCCGGTTTCGATGGCAGTGACGTTGCCGCCGTTGTCGGTGGTGATCTTCGTGGCCGAAGACTGA